The Phosphitispora fastidiosa DNA segment ACTTACCAAGATAATGGCGTGTACTCAGGACTTACTGTTAACTCAATTACAGAATACATCATTCAATATCATTTGTCAACAGTGAAAATTAGTACAATCTAATTATATTAGATTACCGTAGCATCAATTGCCTATGCATGACACTAATATATAGTGCTTACCTAGAAAAAGGCATAACATAGGACTTAATGTTGATGCTACACTATATATTATTAGGAAATTAGTAAAAAAATTATTCAGTAAGGGGAAATCTAAATATATTTAACAAGTATCCGTTATCAATCATATGTTTAATTTCATTGTCGTAAGTGCCCTCTGTCAGTATATTAGAATAAAATAGGTTTGAAAATACATCTGCTACTTGAATAATTTTATTTTGACTAGAGTTAAAGTATTGTACAGAAATATCATCAACAATATCCTTACCTGTTGATAGCTCTGTATTTAAAAATTCATTTAATTGATGCTTGGCTTCAGTTTTTAGATTCCGTTCATCTATGTTTAAAACCCAATTTCTGTCAACTAATATGCCCCTGTTGTTCAGATGCTCAAAAGCTAATTTTAGAACATAATTAAAAGCTCTTGCTTTACTTTTGTAAAGATTCTGGCTGGCCTTTGAATTATCTATCTTTATGTAGAAAACCCTAAAGTGATTATTTCTACAGAAATAGCTCACAAATTCCCTTTTCATGTCTGGTGTAAAAGCAGAACCTTTTAATTCAATAAAATCGTTGCCATCAAACATTTTGCTGTCTGTATCTATCGCTTTTAGTTTACTAAAATTTTTTTGAATAAACCTTTTGTGAACTCTCTTCAATTTTTCAGGTTCTTCAACAAGTATTAGAGTAGTTATAAAATATTTATTCTTTTTTATATGCACCTCGTGGGTCATACTTCCAGACTCATCGATATATATATTAGCCATATGTTACCTCCATCACCGTCAAATCTTGATTTTCGACAAAATGAAGGAAACTCCTGCCAATATTCAAGAATTAGTTTTATTCCTCTGCACCTTCAATATATTTACCAGGAAGCCTTGCCGGCATCTATTCCCGGCCTTTACAAGCAGGGAGTCGCCCGCCCCTAAGGTTTTACTGAAATTATCACCGCCCTCAAGAGGCTGTTCAACATTCGATGACAGGATCGCCATGCCTGCGGGGCTCCGCCCCTTGCCATGTCCCCTTTTTGTTACCGGTACCCCGGGCTTCCTCCAGAAGCCCGCCGTCCCGACAAAATGGGGAGCCCCCTGACTGCCGACATCCTCCCTAGGCCCTTACAAGTAGGATGTCGTCTGACCCTGAGGTAGAAAAATGGCATTTGACAAGGCGTACGGTCTGCCGCAACCACAGGCGTACTGAAAGTACTCCGAGGATTGCGGCTGACCGCACAACGCAGCCAAATGCCATTTTTCTCTGCTTGCACACGCCCACCAGAAAACACAAAAAAACACCGATTCATCGGTGTTTGTGTTTTCTGGTGGGCGATGACAGGATCGAACTGCCGACATCCTGCTTGTAAGGCAGGCGCTCTCCCAGCTGAGCTAATCGCCCGTTTTATATGAAAATTTGTTATTTGTTATAATGGTGACCCCTACGGGATTCGAACCCGTGTTACCGCCGTGAAAGGGCGGTGTCTTAAACCGCTTGACCAAGGGGCCATTTTTTTTATTTATGGTGGGCCCACCAGGGATCGAACCTGGGACCAACCGGTTATGAGCCGGTTGCTCTACCGCTGAGCTATAGGCCCATCTTAACTTGCAGCGATATCGGATAACGCTGAAATAGCCAGAATTTAAAGAATTTAAATGGCTCCCCGGGTAGGACTCGAACCTACAACCTACCGGTTAACAGCCGGTTGCTCCACCATTGAGCTACCGAGGAACGTGTCACAAGTGACAAAACTTATTATACGACAGATTTAATTTTCGGTCAAGAGTTTTATACAAGGTTTAAGTGAATTCAGTGCAAGTTATCTTAACCAAATTACTGCTATCTGGAGTATGCTCTCTTAATCTAAAAAATCTTTAAGTTTTTTACTGCGGCTCGGATGGCGTAGTTTTCGCAGCGCCTTGGCTTCAATCTGCCTGATGCGCTCCCTGGTAACCCCAAACTCCTGCCCCACTTCTTCAAGGGTCCGTGATCTTCCGTCATCAAGCCCAAACCTCAGCCTCAATACTTTTTCCTCACGCGGGGTAAGGGTCTCCAGAACATCTTCCAACTGCTCCCGGAGCAGGATAAATGATGCAGCTTCTGCCGGAGCAGGAGCTTCCTGGTCCTCTATAAAATCACCCAAATGGGAGTCCTCTTCTTCACCTATAGGTGTCTCCAGGGAAACAGGTTCCTGGGCAATCTTCATTATCTCCCTGACCCGTTCAACCGGTATATCCATCTCCTCAGCAATTTCCTCAGGAACAGGCTCCCTGCCAAATTCCTGAAGAAGCTGACGTGACACTCTAATCAGCTTGTTAATAGTCTCCACCATGTGTACCGGAATCCTGATGGTCCTTGCCTGATCGGCAATTGCTCTGGTGATTGCCTGTCTGATCCACCATGTAGCGTAAGTACTGAATTTAAAACCCTTCTGGTAATCAAACTTTTCAACAGCCTTTATCAGGCCAAGGTTCCCTTCCTGAATGAGGTCCAGAAACAGCAGTCCCCTGCCAACATAACGTTTGGCAATACTTACTACCAGCCTCAGGTTTGCCTCTGCCAGCCTTCGTTTGGCTTCTTCCTCACCTTTTTCCATCCTTTTAGCGAGTTCTACCTCTTCTTCAGCTGTTAGGAGGGGGACTCTGCCGATTTCTTTCAGGTACATGCGTACAGGATCATCTATTCCTATGCCTTCGGGTACGGAGAGGTCAACTTCTATTTCATCTTCCTCACCTTCGGCTTCAATTTCCTCACTATCGAGGGGTTCCAGGTCCGGCACTTCAGGCACAACTTCAATACCAGCGCCTGCCAGTTTGTCATAAACATCTTCTATCTGTTCAGGAGTCAGTTCAACTCCCTGCAAAGTGTTCATTATATCAGTATATGATAAAATTCCCCGTTTTTTCCCTTTATCAATTAATTCCTGAACTCCTTCGATCTGAACGATATCCTTTGACATGTACTACCCCCCTTTCATTTGGAATTTACCACTAATTTCTCCAGTTTAAATTAACTTAGAATATTCCAACAGGAGCTGCTTCCTGAGTTCCTGGTCACGTGCTTTATCTGCCTCTTCCATCCTTTTTAACAGTTCCTCACGTTTTTTCCGTATTTCATCTTCTTTAACGGTCCTGATACAGTCCTCAATTACCTGGTTCATATTCTCCCTTGGTATCTCCATAAGGATAAGTCTTTTCAGAACCTGTGTCGCAGATTCGTCTTGTAAACGATCAAAAAGTACTGCCGGTTGATAATCTAACTCATTTTCAACAATTTCATTCAATAAGTTTACAATATTAAGATATTCCTGCCTTAAACTAAAATGAACTCCTATTTCTTCCTTTACTTTCAAAAATATATTGCTATCATTTAACATTAAAACCAGTAGTGATTCTTCAGCTTTTGACCTGGCATCCTCGTCTCCGGAAGCAATTTGGCCCAGAACACGATTATCGTTATTATTCCTAGCGTCAGTAATTTTATCCCGTTTTGACCAGGTATTTCTTGCTGTCCGAGGCTTTTTTTCAACTTCGGCCCTGACTGCCTCCGGGCTCAGGTGAAGCCTTTGGGCCAGCCTCATAATGGCTTCGTTTTTCTCTATTTCATTTGAAATATTCGTGATACTAGGTATTACTTCGCTGGCAATCTTGAATTTTCCTTCTAAAGTTGCCATATCATATTTTTCCAGGGCCCTATCTGTATTAAATTCGCTGAGTGTCTGGGCGCCTTGCCTGACAACCTGAAGAAACTCATCCGCCCCGTGAGTTCTGATAAATTCATCGGGGTCTTTTCCATCCGGGATACTGACAACGCGAACCCTGCAGCCCAGGTCATCAAGAAGCTGCCAACCGCGCATTGTGGCATGGACACCGGCAGCATCAGCATCATAAGCCATAATTACTGACTGAGAGTACCTTAGCAGGAGTTTACCCTGCTCTCTGGTGAAAGCTGTGCCCAGTGAAGCCACTACATTGGAAATCCCCGCCTGATGGCACGTTATAACATCAAGATATCCCTCAACTATTATAGCCTGGTCCTCGCGCCTGATACTTTCAGCTGCTTTGTTTATTCCATATAGTAGATGGCTTTTGTTAAAAAGAATCGTTTCAGGTGAATTCAGGTATTTGGGAACACCGTCATCCAAAACACGGCCTCCAAAACCCACCACCTTACCACGGATATCCCATATAGGGAACATCACCCTATTTCGAAACCTGTCATAAAACCCCGGTTTCCCTTTGCTGCGGGCCAAAACCACACCCAACTTTTCCAGTTTTTCCGGAGCATATCCCTTCTTATTTAAAAAATGGAGCAGACCGTCCCACGAAGGTGGGGCAAAACCTATCTGAAATTTATCTATTGTTTCCTCTGTTAATCCCCTTTTTTTCAGGTAATTCCTGGCTTCCCCGGCAACCGGGTGATTCGCTAATATATATTGATAAAAATCCTTAACAAGTTCATTTATTTCATATGCCTCATTAAGCTCTTTTAATCTGGCGTTTTTTACAGGGTCTTCTTCTTCAGAGATTGTAATTCCGGCCCTGTTGGCAAGAAACCTAACAGCTTCAGGGAAACTAATTTTTTCCCACTTCATAATGAAAGAAATAACATTACCACCCTCACCACAGCCAAAACAGCGGAAAATCTGTTTGTCCGCGCTGACCATAAATGAAGGGGTTTTTTCGCTATGAAATGGGCAGAGGCCAACATAGTTATTACCCTGTTTTCGAAGTCTTACATAATCCGAGACCACATTAATTATGTCACTCGAAGCACGCACTTCATCAATTACTTCTTCCGGAATAAACACCTTCAATTTAACCACCCTTTTTCCGGAATCTTATTGTTAAACCATTCGCCAAAATTATCTGTTATCCTTCCGGAGGGTTATCACCTTGTAAAATATCCAGATTATTCCGAGCCTGCTGTTTGACTAATTTCCTTAACACCCTCTCAAAACTCTGCCGATCCGCTTCTGTCAATGCTTTGGGGCCTTTGGTCCTGCCACCGCCTCTGCGTATTTTGACATCAATATGCCTCTGTAACAGCAGCCTGTCTATGTTGTCAGACGTAAAAACAAATCCCCTTGATGAAACCGGTATTGCTCCTCTTGCCAATGCCAGTGAGGCCAGTCCATAATCCCCTGTAACCACAATGTCTCCGGCATCAGTATGGTTTATCACGGCCATATCCGCTGCCTGAGGAACATTATCAACAGTTATTACCTGCACATCTTCATTATCACAGGAAATAAGGTGGGAAATACTTGCCACCAAAACGACAGGAGTCCCAGTATCACCGGCTGCTTTAATAATTATGTCTTTTACCGGACACGAATCAGCATCTACCAGAATTTTAGGAGTTGCTCTACTACTATTCGAGACCACATAGAATTTTCCTTCCTTAAGCGACAAATTTTTTAAAAATTTCGGAAACTCATGCCAATTAACCAAAACAATAGTATTATATCCATTTATTAGTTATTTAAACTATTGGTCAAGCCATGGGTTGGGGAGAAAAAGCTTTTTGTAGGTATGCAGAGCATATCCGTCTGTCATCCCTGCCACATAATCACAGGCTGTGCGGGCCCCGGTACTTTCCGCCTGCATTTTTCGCAGATATTGCGGAAGCGCTTCCGGGGTTTCAACATAATAGGCAAAGAGCTTTTGAAGTACCTTTTTGGCCTTCTGTTCCTCTGTTTTGGCCTCTGAGCCTATGTATACCCTGTTGAACAGGTAATCCCTCAGGCTATTCATGGCTTCCCATACCTCAGGACTCATACTTATTTCAGGACTTTCCCAGCTGGAGCCAATCATGTCTGTGACCATGGTGTTAATCCTTTCATTGTGCCTGCTGCCCAAAACCATGATACATTCCGGGGGAATATCTTCCTCGGTGATAATTCCACCTCTGAGGGCATCATCGATATCATGATTAATATATGCTATCCGGTCAGCTGTCTTGACGATACGGCCCTCCAAAGTTATCGGGTCTGTTTTCCCGGTATGGTTCAGAATGCCGTCCCGTACTTCCCGGGTCAGGTTCATGGGCTCTAAAATGTCAACAACCCGCAGGCTCTGCTCATTATGTTTAAATGACAGCCCAAAGTCTGCGAGCACTTCGTCAAGGGCTTCCTCACCGGCATGTCCAAAGGGAGTGTGCCCTAAATCATGTCCCAGCGCAATTGCTTCAGTCAGGTCTTCATTCAGCCTGAGAGCCTTGGCAATTGTGCGGGCTATCTGAGCGACCTCAAGAGTATGGGTAAGCCTCGTCCGGTAATGATCACCGGTAGGAGAAATGAAAACCTGTGTCTTTTGTTTCAGCCTGCGAAATCCTTTGGAATGGATAATCCGGTCACGGTCACGCTGGAAAGCCGTTCTGACAGGGCATAGCTCTTCCCATACCTCCCTGCCTCTGCTAGCAGAACTGAGGGCAGCATATTGAGAAAGCTGCTGCTTTTCCATTTCTTCAATACGTAACCTGATTTTCATAACGGAAACCACCTCACCCGCTGCTTACCTCACCCGCTTACCTCTTCCGCAAAGCCATCGTAGCTCCTGCCAGTTCAGCAACCCTGCGTCCCATGATAGCTGCTCTCTCAAGTCCGAAACTGTCTTCAGAAGAGGGCTTTTGGGCACAGGCTCCCAGGTGTCCGGCATCATCCTCAATGTAACCATCCCCGATAACCGTCATTCCCTGGACTAACATCATATCCTGAATGGCCCTTACTGTTGTTTCCTGGCCGCCGAAACGCGACGCACCTACACTTACAGCTCCGCCCACAACATTTACCAGGGCCTTTTCCTTACGAAGCACCCTTGATTTATCCCAAAATCCCTTGAGCTGTGCAGAAACAGTTCCAAAGTATACCGGACTGCCGATAATGATACCATCAGCCCTACGCAACAGGTCAAATGCTTCTCCAAGATTATTGCCCCTGGCACATACACCCTCACATACAGGTGAGCAGTTATTGCAGAAAGGCTGGGCAACTCCCTTCATGGCATCGGTAATATGGAGCACCCTGGTCTCTGCACCCATGCGTGATGCAGCTTCCAGGGCAGCATTAATCATGTTTACGGTATTGCCTTCTTTTTGGGGACTCCCATTCAAACCCACTATTAACAACGTCTAACACCTCACAATTCAATAATAGAGCTCTTCTCATCAAGTGATGCCGCTTTCGAATAAAACAGCGATAATTTATATAGTATTCGAGGAAGTTACAGATGTTCCTGCAAAACAAAGGATCTAATGCAAAAAATTCCGGACCCTCCGCACTTACTTTAAATACCCTTTCAGAATACTCACCGCTTCGGCAACCGTCCTGGGCAGCGCTTTCCCCTTAAACCCATCGAAGTGGCTGAATACCAGTGAAACCGTGGGCAGCTTTAAATTTGCTTCCTTCATCAGCGAACAATCCCCAAGCAGCTCTGTCCCGCCCTGGGCAAGGGTGGCGCCGTGCTTAATGATAATAACTGAATCGGCCCACTCTGCAGCCATATCCATATCATGAGTGGCCACAATCAGTGTTTTGCCGCGGCTGTGAAAATCCCGGAGAATAGCCATCAGCACTTCCTGCCCGCCAGGGTCAAGATAAGCCGTAGGTTCGTCCAAGACGATGACCTCCGGGTCCATCGCCAGAACTCCGGCAATGGCAACACGCTTCTTTTGCCCAAAACTAAGGTGATGTGGCGCTTTTTCTCTTAATTCCCACATACCCACAGTATTCAGGGCATCAGCCACCCTGTGTTCAATATCATGCCTTGACAGGCCCATATTCAAGGGGCCAAAAGCCACATCATCCCAAACCGATGTGGAAAACACCTGATCATCAGGATCCTGAAATACCAGTCCTACTTCCCGGCGGATCACCGCCTCAGTCTTTTTATTCACCTGACGGCCAAACACGTTGACCGCACCCTGCTGAGGAAGGTTTATCCCATTTAAATGCAAAAGCAGAGTAGATTTCCCGGCCCCATTAGGTCCCAACAAGGCTACCCTGGCCCCTTTTTTTATGGCCAGGGAGATTCCTTTCAGCGCCATTGTCCCATCAGCATAAGTATATCTTAAGTCACTTATTTCAATAGCCGTCACTACAAAAGCCCTCCCTTATCCAGCCCTGTCCAACACCAGCAGTACTGCAGCCACTATGCTGATAACCGCTGCCAGCAGGTAGTCTTTCGGGCCGGCTGCAAAATTACTCATACTGTTCATCTTTCCCGTAAACCCTCTGGAAATCATGGCAATATAAACCCTGTCACCGCGTTCATAGGCCCTGATAAACATGACCCCTACCATCTGTGCCAGGGTTT contains these protein-coding regions:
- a CDS encoding deoxyguanosinetriphosphate triphosphohydrolase → MKIRLRIEEMEKQQLSQYAALSSASRGREVWEELCPVRTAFQRDRDRIIHSKGFRRLKQKTQVFISPTGDHYRTRLTHTLEVAQIARTIAKALRLNEDLTEAIALGHDLGHTPFGHAGEEALDEVLADFGLSFKHNEQSLRVVDILEPMNLTREVRDGILNHTGKTDPITLEGRIVKTADRIAYINHDIDDALRGGIITEEDIPPECIMVLGSRHNERINTMVTDMIGSSWESPEISMSPEVWEAMNSLRDYLFNRVYIGSEAKTEEQKAKKVLQKLFAYYVETPEALPQYLRKMQAESTGARTACDYVAGMTDGYALHTYKKLFLPNPWLDQ
- the rpoD gene encoding RNA polymerase sigma factor RpoD — protein: MSKDIVQIEGVQELIDKGKKRGILSYTDIMNTLQGVELTPEQIEDVYDKLAGAGIEVVPEVPDLEPLDSEEIEAEGEEDEIEVDLSVPEGIGIDDPVRMYLKEIGRVPLLTAEEEVELAKRMEKGEEEAKRRLAEANLRLVVSIAKRYVGRGLLFLDLIQEGNLGLIKAVEKFDYQKGFKFSTYATWWIRQAITRAIADQARTIRIPVHMVETINKLIRVSRQLLQEFGREPVPEEIAEEMDIPVERVREIMKIAQEPVSLETPIGEEEDSHLGDFIEDQEAPAPAEAASFILLREQLEDVLETLTPREEKVLRLRFGLDDGRSRTLEEVGQEFGVTRERIRQIEAKALRKLRHPSRSKKLKDFLD
- the dnaG gene encoding DNA primase encodes the protein MFIPEEVIDEVRASSDIINVVSDYVRLRKQGNNYVGLCPFHSEKTPSFMVSADKQIFRCFGCGEGGNVISFIMKWEKISFPEAVRFLANRAGITISEEEDPVKNARLKELNEAYEINELVKDFYQYILANHPVAGEARNYLKKRGLTEETIDKFQIGFAPPSWDGLLHFLNKKGYAPEKLEKLGVVLARSKGKPGFYDRFRNRVMFPIWDIRGKVVGFGGRVLDDGVPKYLNSPETILFNKSHLLYGINKAAESIRREDQAIIVEGYLDVITCHQAGISNVVASLGTAFTREQGKLLLRYSQSVIMAYDADAAGVHATMRGWQLLDDLGCRVRVVSIPDGKDPDEFIRTHGADEFLQVVRQGAQTLSEFNTDRALEKYDMATLEGKFKIASEVIPSITNISNEIEKNEAIMRLAQRLHLSPEAVRAEVEKKPRTARNTWSKRDKITDARNNNDNRVLGQIASGDEDARSKAEESLLVLMLNDSNIFLKVKEEIGVHFSLRQEYLNIVNLLNEIVENELDYQPAVLFDRLQDESATQVLKRLILMEIPRENMNQVIEDCIRTVKEDEIRKKREELLKRMEEADKARDQELRKQLLLEYSKLI
- a CDS encoding DUF3800 domain-containing protein → MANIYIDESGSMTHEVHIKKNKYFITTLILVEEPEKLKRVHKRFIQKNFSKLKAIDTDSKMFDGNDFIELKGSAFTPDMKREFVSYFCRNNHFRVFYIKIDNSKASQNLYKSKARAFNYVLKLAFEHLNNRGILVDRNWVLNIDERNLKTEAKHQLNEFLNTELSTGKDIVDDISVQYFNSSQNKIIQVADVFSNLFYSNILTEGTYDNEIKHMIDNGYLLNIFRFPLTE
- a CDS encoding ATP-binding cassette domain-containing protein, yielding MTAIEISDLRYTYADGTMALKGISLAIKKGARVALLGPNGAGKSTLLLHLNGINLPQQGAVNVFGRQVNKKTEAVIRREVGLVFQDPDDQVFSTSVWDDVAFGPLNMGLSRHDIEHRVADALNTVGMWELREKAPHHLSFGQKKRVAIAGVLAMDPEVIVLDEPTAYLDPGGQEVLMAILRDFHSRGKTLIVATHDMDMAAEWADSVIIIKHGATLAQGGTELLGDCSLMKEANLKLPTVSLVFSHFDGFKGKALPRTVAEAVSILKGYLK
- a CDS encoding YaiI/YqxD family protein; translated protein: MVSNSSRATPKILVDADSCPVKDIIIKAAGDTGTPVVLVASISHLISCDNEDVQVITVDNVPQAADMAVINHTDAGDIVVTGDYGLASLALARGAIPVSSRGFVFTSDNIDRLLLQRHIDVKIRRGGGRTKGPKALTEADRQSFERVLRKLVKQQARNNLDILQGDNPPEG
- a CDS encoding flavodoxin family protein — translated: MLIVGLNGSPQKEGNTVNMINAALEAASRMGAETRVLHITDAMKGVAQPFCNNCSPVCEGVCARGNNLGEAFDLLRRADGIIIGSPVYFGTVSAQLKGFWDKSRVLRKEKALVNVVGGAVSVGASRFGGQETTVRAIQDMMLVQGMTVIGDGYIEDDAGHLGACAQKPSSEDSFGLERAAIMGRRVAELAGATMALRKR